Proteins found in one Maridesulfovibrio sp. genomic segment:
- a CDS encoding Lrp/AsnC family transcriptional regulator has product MGSSPFDDIDNEIVELLRENGRMPNTEIAEKLNMSETAIRKRLKRLLKEELIQIVGVVNLRKLGYEIEGNIKIKTDNKKSQQVKESLMKMKRIWYIAYVTGAADFDVEFNAKSQSELHDIIEGVNQIDGVVSSEISIKLQVVKNSYDWEKCP; this is encoded by the coding sequence ATGGGTTCTTCACCATTTGACGATATTGACAATGAAATAGTCGAACTGCTGCGAGAAAATGGGCGTATGCCTAATACTGAAATAGCAGAAAAGCTTAATATGTCTGAGACCGCCATCAGAAAGAGATTGAAGCGTCTGCTTAAAGAGGAGTTAATTCAGATAGTTGGGGTCGTAAACTTGCGTAAGCTTGGGTACGAAATAGAAGGTAATATCAAAATCAAGACTGATAACAAAAAAAGTCAGCAAGTTAAAGAGAGCCTCATGAAAATGAAGCGAATCTGGTATATTGCATATGTGACCGGAGCTGCGGATTTTGATGTGGAGTTTAATGCTAAATCGCAGTCAGAATTGCATGACATTATCGAAGGTGTGAATCAGATTGACGGAGTTGTCAGTTCTGAGATTTCAATTAAGCTTCAGGTAGTTAAAAATAGCTATGATTGGGAAAAGTGCCCCTAA
- a CDS encoding ABC transporter ATP-binding protein, which produces MLEAYAISKNYGEVEALKDVDIQVEAGELFTLLGPSGCGKTTLLRIIAGLEKADKGTVYLNHLPVSLLPANERPINTVFQSYALFPHMNCADNVAFGLRSRKIPESEVKDKVKAGLEMMELGDFGDRYPDQLSGGQRQRVAMARALVCEPELLLLDEPMSALDAKLRTTLQIQLRKLQKKIKKTFVLVTHDQDEALTVSDKIAVMKGGKILQLGSPREIYDRPNCRFVAEFIGTANIIDAHRNGEIMNTPVGDLILPKLPEWKDGSLVIRPEGIRLRDEKPLNNGVQGKVTEAYYRGTYLDISLEPGNLRMRCAPHKNVEVGDLVWVELLEDALVTIND; this is translated from the coding sequence ATGCTTGAAGCGTATGCAATTTCAAAAAATTACGGTGAGGTCGAGGCCTTAAAAGATGTCGATATTCAGGTTGAAGCAGGCGAACTGTTCACTCTGCTCGGCCCTTCCGGATGTGGAAAAACTACTTTACTGCGAATTATCGCAGGACTGGAAAAAGCAGACAAAGGAACGGTCTACTTAAACCATCTTCCTGTTTCACTACTCCCCGCAAACGAACGCCCAATAAATACGGTATTTCAGAGCTATGCCCTGTTTCCGCACATGAACTGTGCCGACAATGTGGCCTTTGGTCTGCGCTCCCGCAAGATTCCGGAATCCGAGGTCAAGGACAAAGTCAAGGCCGGGCTTGAAATGATGGAGCTGGGCGATTTCGGAGACCGCTATCCCGATCAGCTTTCCGGCGGCCAGCGCCAGAGAGTGGCCATGGCCCGGGCACTGGTCTGTGAACCGGAACTCCTTCTGCTTGACGAACCCATGTCCGCTCTGGATGCAAAACTGCGTACAACTCTCCAGATTCAACTCCGCAAGCTCCAGAAAAAAATCAAGAAGACTTTTGTACTCGTCACCCATGATCAGGACGAAGCACTGACTGTATCTGACAAAATTGCCGTTATGAAAGGTGGAAAGATCCTTCAGCTGGGCTCTCCGCGCGAAATATACGACCGTCCCAATTGTCGCTTTGTCGCGGAGTTTATCGGCACCGCCAATATCATTGATGCCCACAGAAACGGCGAAATAATGAATACGCCTGTAGGAGATCTCATTTTACCGAAACTACCGGAGTGGAAAGACGGCTCACTGGTTATCCGCCCGGAGGGTATCAGATTGCGCGATGAGAAGCCCCTGAACAACGGCGTGCAGGGAAAAGTTACAGAGGCATACTACAGGGGTACTTATCTGGACATTTCGTTAGAACCCGGAAACCTGCGCATGCGTTGCGCGCCCCATAAAAATGTAGAGGTAGGAGATTTAGTTTGGGTTGAACTTCTTGAGGATGCATTGGTGACCATAAATGACTGA
- a CDS encoding ABC transporter permease: MTDNTRIWLGELTSRKALRKRGLFYISPGLFWILMFLTIPALALIVLSFATRGSYGEIQWIFTWENFSRLAGYGLFGWSPDYLWILLRSVWVAIVTTACCTILAFPLAFFIAKKPKNKRYLWLILVIIPFWTNLVIRTYAWQLLLSPDLPIAKFVAQLAIIPPGTPLYPSQFAVYMGMITCFLPFVVLPLYSSVEKLDWTLVEAAQDLYSNKRRVFMQAILPQTIPGLSVGAILTFVPAMGMFLIPDFLGGAKYMLVGNLIQQQFGKSRDWPFGAAVSLALMVLTLIGLYLFRRKGEKLEVV, encoded by the coding sequence ATGACTGATAATACAAGAATATGGCTTGGGGAGCTGACCTCTCGAAAAGCCCTTAGAAAACGGGGACTGTTCTACATTTCACCGGGATTGTTCTGGATTCTCATGTTCCTGACAATTCCAGCACTGGCACTGATTGTTCTCTCATTTGCCACACGCGGCAGCTACGGGGAAATTCAGTGGATCTTCACCTGGGAGAACTTCTCCCGCCTTGCGGGCTACGGCCTTTTCGGATGGAGTCCAGACTATTTATGGATTCTGCTTCGTTCAGTCTGGGTTGCGATAGTCACAACCGCCTGCTGCACTATACTGGCTTTTCCTCTGGCTTTCTTCATTGCAAAAAAGCCGAAAAACAAAAGATACCTCTGGCTCATTCTGGTAATCATCCCGTTCTGGACCAATCTGGTTATCCGCACATATGCATGGCAGCTGCTGCTCTCGCCCGACCTGCCCATAGCAAAATTCGTAGCCCAGCTTGCAATAATTCCGCCGGGGACACCGCTTTATCCGTCCCAGTTCGCTGTTTACATGGGCATGATCACCTGCTTCCTGCCTTTTGTCGTACTTCCCCTCTACTCAAGTGTGGAAAAGCTCGACTGGACGCTGGTCGAAGCAGCTCAGGATCTTTACTCAAACAAACGCCGTGTATTCATGCAGGCAATTCTGCCTCAAACCATTCCCGGCCTTTCCGTGGGAGCAATCCTGACCTTCGTTCCAGCCATGGGAATGTTTCTTATCCCCGACTTTCTGGGCGGAGCTAAATATATGCTTGTAGGGAACCTCATTCAGCAGCAGTTCGGTAAAAGCCGGGACTGGCCTTTCGGGGCGGCAGTGAGTCTGGCTCTCATGGTGTTGACACTTATCGGACTGTATTTGTTCCGCCGCAAAGGTGAAAAACTGGAGGTCGTCTAG
- a CDS encoding ABC transporter permease translates to MQKFDKPILIPMCAMGTLAFLYAPLLAVATFSMNNSRFGLTWEGFTWKWYVALFHNEQILEACWNTLFLACVSTAIATVVGTALAIGMARFPWGKKAAAFFELNLYMPVITPEIVFAGALVIAFAALRYVSPIFEPGMLNMIIGHVTFQVAFVALVVHSRLSAFNNEIEEASRDLYADNWYTMRKVILPMLTPGIVSGAMLAFTLSLDDFVISFFTAGPSSVTLPLYIYAEVHRGITPKIHALSTVGLLLTVFLVIASEKISNKTKEKESSHA, encoded by the coding sequence ATGCAAAAATTCGACAAACCAATCCTTATACCTATGTGCGCAATGGGTACGCTGGCTTTCCTCTACGCACCACTACTTGCAGTAGCCACATTCTCAATGAACAACTCCCGTTTCGGACTCACATGGGAAGGTTTTACATGGAAGTGGTACGTTGCCTTATTCCATAATGAACAGATCCTTGAAGCATGCTGGAACACACTGTTTCTAGCCTGCGTATCAACTGCAATTGCGACAGTTGTGGGCACAGCACTGGCAATCGGTATGGCCAGATTCCCGTGGGGCAAAAAAGCTGCGGCTTTCTTTGAGCTCAACCTCTACATGCCGGTCATCACGCCGGAAATTGTTTTCGCCGGAGCACTTGTCATTGCTTTTGCCGCTCTGCGTTACGTTTCCCCGATTTTCGAGCCGGGTATGCTCAACATGATTATCGGACACGTGACATTTCAGGTTGCTTTCGTTGCTCTGGTTGTCCACTCAAGACTGTCAGCATTCAACAATGAAATCGAAGAGGCTTCCAGAGATCTCTACGCAGACAACTGGTACACCATGCGCAAAGTTATCCTGCCCATGCTTACTCCAGGTATTGTTTCCGGTGCGATGCTGGCTTTCACTCTCTCTCTTGATGATTTTGTAATCAGCTTTTTCACAGCCGGTCCCAGCTCAGTAACACTGCCTCTTTATATATACGCGGAAGTACATCGGGGAATAACTCCCAAAATTCACGCACTGTCTACAGTAGGCTTACTACTCACAGTTTTTCTGGTGATTGCTTCAGAAAAAATATCAAACAAAACAAAAGAAAAGGAGAGCTCTCATGCGTAA
- a CDS encoding spermidine/putrescine ABC transporter substrate-binding protein, whose protein sequence is MRKILFTTIMILLMATNVFAADEMNLLIWSEYMPEDFVSDFQKDTGIKVRVEYYESMEELVAKLQAGGKNQYDVVVPSDYILPAMIKLGLLKELDHSKIPNLKNLQDTFIDPTWDKGNKYSVAYQWGTIGMMYRKDKLKDFDGSWDIMFDPAKRQGPFIFIDSVREMLGIAQCFMGMDVNTTDKGELKKLMDKMLEAKHDKFFAGFDVGTGGRSKVAAGTAVAAIVYNGDALRAVADHPDTCAFINPKGGTIGWVDSMSIPSGAPHPDKALTFINWVLNPKVGAKLSNWTQYATPNKAAYPYITPEDFKNPAIYPNKEYIPSIQFIKDLGKDNKIYDQIWTMVKTR, encoded by the coding sequence ATGCGTAAAATTCTGTTTACCACAATCATGATTTTATTGATGGCTACCAACGTTTTTGCTGCAGATGAAATGAACCTGCTTATCTGGTCGGAATACATGCCGGAAGATTTTGTTAGCGACTTTCAGAAAGATACCGGAATAAAAGTTCGTGTAGAATATTATGAGTCCATGGAAGAACTGGTTGCCAAGTTGCAGGCCGGCGGAAAGAACCAGTATGATGTGGTTGTCCCCTCAGACTACATTCTTCCTGCCATGATTAAACTCGGCCTGCTGAAAGAACTTGATCACTCTAAAATCCCCAACCTTAAAAACCTGCAGGACACATTCATCGATCCCACATGGGACAAAGGAAACAAATACTCTGTCGCATATCAGTGGGGAACTATCGGCATGATGTACCGCAAGGATAAACTCAAGGATTTTGACGGATCATGGGACATTATGTTTGACCCCGCCAAACGTCAGGGCCCGTTCATCTTCATTGACTCCGTTCGTGAAATGCTCGGTATAGCCCAGTGCTTCATGGGCATGGATGTGAATACCACGGACAAAGGCGAGCTCAAAAAACTCATGGATAAAATGCTTGAGGCGAAACACGATAAGTTTTTCGCAGGATTTGATGTTGGAACCGGCGGACGTTCCAAAGTCGCTGCCGGAACCGCTGTAGCGGCAATTGTTTACAACGGTGATGCCCTGCGTGCCGTAGCCGACCACCCAGATACCTGCGCATTTATTAACCCCAAAGGCGGAACCATCGGCTGGGTCGACAGCATGAGTATCCCTTCCGGGGCTCCCCATCCTGACAAAGCACTCACATTCATCAACTGGGTCCTCAACCCGAAAGTAGGTGCGAAACTGTCCAACTGGACTCAGTATGCCACCCCGAACAAGGCGGCTTACCCGTATATCACCCCTGAAGACTTCAAAAACCCGGCAATCTACCCGAACAAAGAATACATACCCTCAATCCAGTTCATCAAGGATCTCGGCAAAGACAACAAGATCTATGACCAGATCTGGACCATGGTTAAAACCCGCTAA
- a CDS encoding amidohydrolase, translating to MYDNYVITNINGIAIDEADTRFTALAVENGRIAEVGSAEDVASFIKDGWPALDMQGATVLPGFIDAHQHLGLTGQVLGGLDLFKAESLKEVSELIQKDATDKTPGEWILGYAFNDVTLKVPSMPLRTELDELCPDHPVMIVHCTWHLCSLNSRALQLLNLPEDLPGMDIDNNGIPTGIVRDPGAVTHVFPAMSVLTPDSIKLKRFTKACLAAAKEGITSIHCLEGGEYGPGDTGLIQKHKEQFPLNLILWNQVMDIEETKELGLPRIGGCICADGAIDAYTAALFEPYCDQPENCGTLNFSQQQMDDFIMDAHKAGLQITIHCETDAAIEQVLSAMEKALAAYPRSDHRHRIEHCEIPAADQLDRMAEAEIIGSMQPGFIPHLVDMDEYEKMFGKARLRWLHPYRTMLDKGIVLCGGSDCPVTPYSPLTGIQAAMLHPNKEERISALEAIRMFTIDAAFSAFEEKERGSIEQGKYADLVVLAKDPLTTSPEKIRDIKIIKTIVEGKPVEDVRDGPAN from the coding sequence ATGTACGACAACTACGTAATTACAAATATAAACGGCATCGCAATAGACGAAGCAGACACCCGCTTCACTGCTCTGGCAGTGGAAAACGGTCGAATCGCTGAAGTCGGGAGTGCTGAAGATGTTGCCTCATTCATTAAAGACGGCTGGCCGGCTCTTGATATGCAAGGCGCTACTGTGCTGCCGGGTTTTATTGATGCCCACCAGCATCTGGGATTGACCGGACAGGTTCTCGGAGGGCTTGATTTATTTAAAGCCGAGAGCCTCAAGGAAGTCTCCGAACTCATCCAGAAGGATGCCACAGACAAAACACCGGGGGAATGGATTCTCGGCTATGCATTTAATGACGTAACCCTCAAAGTTCCTTCCATGCCGCTGAGAACCGAACTGGATGAACTCTGCCCGGATCATCCCGTAATGATCGTTCATTGTACATGGCACCTGTGCTCCCTGAATTCCAGAGCACTGCAACTTCTGAATCTTCCGGAAGACCTGCCGGGAATGGACATTGACAATAACGGCATCCCGACAGGGATAGTCCGCGATCCCGGCGCAGTGACCCATGTATTCCCAGCTATGTCTGTACTGACCCCGGATTCAATTAAACTAAAAAGGTTCACAAAAGCATGTCTGGCTGCAGCGAAAGAGGGAATAACCTCCATTCACTGCCTTGAAGGCGGCGAATACGGTCCCGGCGATACCGGACTGATCCAGAAGCACAAAGAACAGTTTCCTCTCAATCTCATACTCTGGAATCAGGTTATGGACATTGAAGAGACCAAGGAACTCGGGCTTCCCCGTATCGGCGGCTGCATCTGCGCTGACGGAGCGATAGACGCATACACGGCTGCACTGTTTGAGCCGTATTGCGATCAGCCGGAAAACTGCGGGACTCTAAACTTTTCTCAACAACAAATGGATGACTTCATCATGGATGCCCACAAGGCAGGGTTACAGATCACCATCCATTGCGAGACTGATGCAGCTATCGAACAGGTTTTATCTGCCATGGAAAAAGCCCTTGCTGCCTATCCGCGCAGCGATCACCGTCACCGCATCGAGCATTGCGAAATTCCAGCGGCAGATCAGCTGGACAGGATGGCCGAAGCAGAGATCATTGGCTCCATGCAGCCCGGATTCATTCCCCACCTCGTTGATATGGACGAGTATGAAAAGATGTTCGGCAAGGCCAGATTACGCTGGCTCCACCCTTACAGAACCATGCTGGATAAAGGAATCGTTCTTTGCGGAGGTTCAGACTGCCCGGTAACACCCTATTCCCCATTGACAGGGATACAGGCCGCAATGCTGCATCCCAATAAAGAAGAAAGAATTTCTGCACTGGAAGCAATCCGCATGTTCACCATTGATGCGGCATTCAGTGCTTTTGAAGAAAAGGAACGCGGATCGATCGAGCAAGGCAAATACGCCGATCTGGTAGTTCTTGCCAAAGACCCGCTAACGACTTCTCCTGAAAAAATAAGGGATATCAAAATCATCAAAACCATTGTTGAAGGTAAGCCCGTTGAAGATGTCCGGGACGGCCCCGCAAATTAA
- a CDS encoding putrescine aminotransferase — MTRDINGAFKEAADFVDIIKKPFGAVSIEERKAIATETVENFRDHINKGFLEYRKSVTEAGSFAVTEWTGQGSIMIDALDREYIDILGGFGLYSYGIRHPKIVEAVKAQLDRSPQYSQEMLDPLRAKLARVIAKLTPGDIQYGFFANSGTEAVEGAMKLAKFYTGKKGFISMLKGFHGKTLGSLSLMGKSDYRAPLLPLLEGMRHVPFGDADAVEAELKKAQAVGDDIAGVVVEPLQGEAGAIVPPDDFLPRLREICDKYGVLLIADEVQTGFGRTGKIFGVDHWDVAPDIMCFGKALGGGVVPMSGFFSTPKIWKVMEPNPFMHTTTTGGNPIACASALAAITVMQEEDLPAQAAKKGEYVKKRLGELSDKHPGILEKVTGKGLLLGMHFTNDEIGYAVASGLFARGVITAGTLTNAKCIRFEPALNIPMDLLDEALNRMEDVFKSLPKS; from the coding sequence ATGACACGTGACATTAATGGAGCATTCAAGGAAGCGGCTGACTTTGTAGACATCATCAAAAAACCTTTCGGCGCGGTTTCTATTGAAGAACGCAAGGCAATTGCAACAGAGACTGTTGAAAACTTCCGCGATCATATCAACAAGGGTTTTCTTGAATACCGTAAATCCGTCACTGAAGCCGGATCATTTGCAGTAACAGAATGGACCGGACAGGGTTCCATCATGATTGATGCCCTCGACCGTGAATATATTGATATACTTGGTGGTTTCGGTCTTTATTCTTACGGTATCCGCCACCCAAAAATTGTAGAAGCAGTAAAAGCACAGCTTGACCGCTCCCCCCAGTACTCACAGGAAATGCTCGACCCCCTGCGTGCGAAACTCGCCCGTGTTATCGCCAAACTTACCCCCGGAGATATTCAGTACGGCTTCTTTGCCAACTCCGGAACTGAAGCAGTTGAAGGAGCCATGAAACTGGCTAAATTCTACACCGGCAAAAAAGGCTTCATCTCCATGCTTAAAGGGTTTCACGGCAAGACACTGGGCTCCCTTTCACTGATGGGCAAGTCCGACTACCGTGCTCCGCTTCTGCCCCTGCTGGAAGGTATGCGTCACGTTCCTTTCGGAGATGCTGATGCCGTTGAAGCAGAACTTAAAAAGGCACAGGCTGTCGGCGATGATATTGCCGGAGTTGTAGTTGAACCGCTTCAGGGTGAAGCTGGAGCCATTGTTCCTCCAGATGATTTCTTACCCCGCCTGCGCGAAATATGTGACAAATACGGAGTTCTCCTGATTGCCGACGAAGTCCAGACCGGATTCGGGCGTACCGGAAAAATTTTCGGCGTAGACCACTGGGATGTCGCCCCGGATATCATGTGCTTCGGTAAAGCCCTCGGAGGCGGAGTTGTTCCCATGTCCGGTTTCTTCTCTACACCGAAAATCTGGAAAGTAATGGAGCCCAACCCGTTCATGCACACAACCACCACCGGTGGTAATCCCATTGCCTGCGCATCCGCACTGGCTGCAATCACAGTAATGCAGGAAGAAGACCTGCCTGCTCAGGCAGCCAAAAAAGGTGAGTATGTCAAAAAACGCCTTGGAGAACTCTCCGATAAACACCCAGGTATCCTTGAAAAAGTAACCGGTAAAGGGCTCCTTCTGGGCATGCACTTCACCAACGATGAAATCGGATACGCAGTGGCTTCCGGCCTTTTCGCCCGCGGAGTTATCACAGCCGGAACACTGACCAACGCTAAATGCATTCGCTTTGAACCTGCACTCAACATCCCTATGGACCTCTTGGATGAAGCCCTGAACCGCATGGAAGACGTATTCAAATCATTGCCCAAAAGTTAG
- a CDS encoding aminobutyraldehyde dehydrogenase yields MDMKLWINGKWTESADGSVLEVENPATGEIIASVAEAKDADVMAAIAAAKAAFENGCWSGLTPADRSLAIWKMADLLESRMEEFARVESEDSGKPYEFLSLGADLPFCVDNLRFFASACRDTAGHHAGEFAEGYTSIYRRDPVGVVGQITPWNYPLLMAVWKIGSALAAGCTTVVKPAELTPRTTLMLAELAAEAGIPDGVLNVVPGSAGPVLSSHPDIRLVSLTGATSTGKAIMKSASETVKRVHLELGGKAPSLVFEDADIALVAEKLSLAAYCNSGQDCTAATRIVCHKSIEPEVREAMVEAMQKVKVGDPFDKSTEMGSIISARHLGMISGFVERAEKDGATILCGGKTIDRPGYFFEPTVIADVKQDSEIVQKEVFGPVITIQSFEDEQEAVSMGNDVVYGLASSVFTRDVARSMRVSRALEFGTVWVNDHLPLAAETPHGGFKQSGFGKDLSAEAVGDYLVTKHVMINNAC; encoded by the coding sequence ATGGATATGAAATTATGGATTAACGGAAAATGGACTGAGTCGGCAGACGGCTCGGTCCTTGAAGTGGAAAACCCCGCCACCGGGGAAATCATTGCCAGCGTTGCAGAGGCTAAAGACGCGGACGTCATGGCTGCCATTGCAGCGGCAAAAGCAGCCTTCGAAAACGGATGCTGGTCCGGCCTGACTCCTGCTGACAGGTCACTGGCTATATGGAAAATGGCAGACCTGCTGGAAAGCCGTATGGAGGAATTCGCCCGAGTAGAATCAGAGGACTCCGGCAAACCATACGAGTTCCTAAGTCTAGGGGCGGACCTGCCTTTCTGTGTTGATAACCTGCGTTTCTTTGCTTCCGCCTGCCGTGACACGGCAGGCCACCATGCCGGAGAATTCGCAGAAGGATATACCTCTATTTACAGACGGGACCCGGTAGGCGTTGTAGGCCAGATCACTCCCTGGAACTATCCGCTGCTTATGGCTGTCTGGAAAATAGGCTCCGCATTGGCTGCCGGATGCACAACAGTTGTCAAACCTGCGGAACTCACTCCGCGCACAACTCTGATGCTGGCTGAACTTGCAGCAGAGGCAGGCATCCCCGACGGGGTTTTAAATGTGGTACCCGGCAGTGCCGGACCTGTGCTTTCCTCTCACCCGGATATCAGACTTGTCAGCCTGACCGGAGCCACCAGCACCGGAAAGGCAATAATGAAAAGCGCCTCTGAAACAGTAAAAAGGGTTCATCTTGAGCTGGGCGGCAAGGCCCCAAGTCTGGTCTTTGAAGACGCAGATATCGCTCTTGTGGCTGAAAAACTGTCCCTTGCCGCATACTGCAACTCCGGTCAGGACTGCACTGCAGCCACCCGCATAGTCTGCCATAAATCCATCGAGCCGGAAGTTCGTGAAGCAATGGTTGAGGCTATGCAAAAAGTAAAAGTAGGCGATCCTTTTGATAAATCAACTGAGATGGGCTCCATCATATCCGCCAGACATTTAGGCATGATTTCCGGTTTTGTTGAGCGTGCCGAAAAGGATGGCGCAACTATTCTTTGCGGCGGAAAAACGATTGACCGTCCCGGCTATTTCTTCGAACCCACCGTCATCGCTGACGTGAAACAGGACTCTGAAATTGTGCAGAAAGAGGTGTTCGGCCCGGTCATCACCATCCAGAGTTTTGAAGACGAGCAGGAAGCGGTAAGCATGGGTAACGATGTTGTTTACGGGCTGGCTTCATCTGTCTTCACGAGGGATGTGGCCCGTTCCATGCGCGTCAGCCGTGCACTGGAATTCGGCACAGTCTGGGTAAACGATCATCTTCCGCTGGCAGCCGAGACTCCCCATGGCGGCTTCAAGCAATCAGGCTTCGGCAAGGATCTTTCAGCTGAAGCTGTGGGAGATTATCTGGTCACCAAACACGTTATGATCAATAACGCCTGTTAA
- a CDS encoding agmatine deiminase family protein, translating to MANKPVTPIRIPVRAPSCDGLYMPAEWEEHEATWMIWPCKPSAWPFGMGKPRKVYAEVAKAISRFEKVYMMVHPELIEDAKSHCGDAVTIVPMDTRDSWSRDSAPTFLVDGKGGVAGVDWIFNDWGHIERFEGGYDEAMALNVLEHLQMCRYAAPFIIEGGGIHTDGEGTVMTTEQVQLDLRRNAGFSKSDFEDLFAAYLGTPKTIWLGNGLEDDETNGHVDILSCFARPGTVLVHDCTDPDNGNYAVTQDAIKRLEATTDAKGRSLEIIRMPEPAPKYIDDWRMDLSYINFYICNGAIIMSSFDDPMDEVAYKRMSDVFPDREIIQIPSLDLFAGGGGIHCITQQQPKGTPLPVF from the coding sequence ATGGCTAATAAACCTGTTACACCGATTCGCATTCCCGTCCGCGCTCCGTCTTGCGACGGTCTGTATATGCCGGCGGAATGGGAAGAGCACGAAGCAACCTGGATGATCTGGCCGTGCAAACCTTCGGCATGGCCTTTCGGGATGGGAAAACCCCGGAAGGTATACGCCGAAGTAGCTAAAGCAATTAGCCGCTTCGAAAAAGTATATATGATGGTTCACCCTGAACTGATTGAAGACGCAAAATCACATTGCGGTGACGCGGTAACAATAGTCCCCATGGACACCAGAGACTCATGGTCCCGCGACTCAGCTCCCACCTTCCTGGTTGACGGTAAAGGCGGAGTAGCCGGAGTGGACTGGATCTTCAACGACTGGGGACACATTGAAAGGTTCGAAGGAGGATACGATGAGGCCATGGCCCTCAACGTTCTGGAACACTTACAGATGTGCCGCTATGCCGCTCCCTTTATTATTGAAGGGGGAGGCATCCATACTGATGGCGAAGGCACAGTCATGACCACTGAACAGGTACAGCTTGACCTGCGCCGCAATGCCGGATTTTCAAAATCCGACTTTGAAGACCTTTTCGCCGCCTACCTCGGGACCCCAAAAACCATCTGGCTCGGCAACGGGCTTGAAGATGACGAAACCAACGGACATGTTGATATCCTGTCCTGTTTTGCACGCCCGGGAACTGTTCTGGTTCATGACTGCACTGATCCAGACAACGGCAACTATGCTGTTACTCAAGATGCCATTAAAAGACTTGAGGCTACTACGGATGCCAAAGGACGTTCTTTGGAAATCATCCGTATGCCTGAACCGGCACCAAAATACATTGACGATTGGCGCATGGATCTCAGCTACATCAACTTTTACATATGCAACGGCGCGATCATCATGTCCTCCTTTGATGATCCAATGGATGAAGTAGCCTATAAACGCATGAGTGACGTATTTCCAGACAGGGAAATAATACAGATTCCCAGTCTGGACCTTTTTGCCGGAGGCGGGGGTATTCACTGCATTACCCAGCAACAGCCAAAGGGAACCCCTCTCCCTGTTTTCTAG
- the aguB gene encoding N-carbamoylputrescine amidase gives MSKTALAVTQMACSEKLSENIDKAEELVREAAKQGAQIILLQELFEGPYFCKKQDNRYFEWAHEASLDDPLLKRFSNLAKELSVVLPVSFFERANKVHYNSLAMMDADGSMMGIYRKTHIPQGPGYQEKYYFNPGDTGFKVWDTAYAKVGVGICWDQWYPETARSMALMGADLLMFPTAIGSEPTMPDCDSMAHWRRTQQGHSAGNLIPVCTSNRIGTEKDRDVELTFYGSSFITDPTGELIVDADRTSEGVYIAEMDLTKIRNFRSGWGLFRDRRPQHYGPVMSMDGTTSICG, from the coding sequence ATGAGCAAGACAGCACTGGCCGTAACCCAGATGGCATGTTCCGAGAAGTTATCCGAGAATATCGACAAAGCTGAAGAGCTTGTACGTGAAGCGGCTAAGCAGGGAGCGCAGATTATCCTCCTGCAGGAACTCTTTGAGGGACCTTATTTCTGCAAAAAGCAGGATAACCGCTACTTTGAATGGGCTCATGAAGCTTCTCTGGATGATCCGTTACTGAAAAGGTTCTCCAATCTGGCAAAGGAACTCTCTGTGGTCCTGCCCGTTTCGTTTTTCGAACGTGCCAACAAGGTGCATTATAATTCACTAGCCATGATGGACGCAGACGGTTCCATGATGGGCATCTACCGCAAAACCCATATCCCGCAAGGCCCCGGCTATCAGGAAAAGTATTACTTCAATCCCGGTGATACAGGATTCAAAGTCTGGGATACTGCCTATGCGAAAGTGGGAGTCGGTATCTGTTGGGATCAGTGGTATCCGGAGACAGCCCGATCCATGGCTCTCATGGGCGCAGATCTCCTGATGTTCCCCACAGCAATAGGTAGTGAACCGACGATGCCCGACTGCGATTCCATGGCCCACTGGCGACGCACCCAGCAGGGACATTCAGCCGGGAACTTAATCCCTGTCTGCACCTCAAACCGCATTGGAACGGAAAAGGACCGTGATGTTGAACTGACCTTCTACGGATCATCATTCATCACCGACCCGACCGGAGAATTGATTGTGGACGCTGACCGCACATCCGAAGGTGTTTACATAGCTGAAATGGATCTAACAAAAATCCGTAATTTCAGATCCGGCTGGGGACTATTCCGTGACCGCAGGCCACAGCACTATGGTCCGGTTATGAGCATGGATGGCACAACAAGTATTTGTGGATAA